The Acanthochromis polyacanthus isolate Apoly-LR-REF ecotype Palm Island chromosome 2, KAUST_Apoly_ChrSc, whole genome shotgun sequence genome contains a region encoding:
- the LOC127532961 gene encoding oncoprotein-induced transcript 3 protein-like: MEDVTTKNITMTYADKTTAYREASNTKLPPLCKVKVQFSVEVTDSIPNCELGHVQPTFLSRTPSHGDVLHATVGQTFQLYAQAQAAHSTIQDFQVSGPHNMTKAFKDDQFGKVEVTLSWTPQQSDLYRFVPVCFTAETNQTQSEMRCVVVMVTQSSITQGIARVQCEPNKMTVALEKASMPDIDENFLQLRDPSCSLTSNSTHITGVMSFTTCGTKLEDKGDFIVFENEINSFELPSEVIIRRKTVKIDFSCQFPKAIDISSYYNVHKSDYIFTESSFGSFGYTFEIFRDGNFNKTVEASAYPVEVKLLQTIYMGIQATSELPNVTLFVESCKATPDENPDNALSYDLIKNGCIRDETLKVAKSPQTEFKFQVQAFKFTGNYDQVYITCSVILCEPGSPFSRCAQGCLKDPSRRRRRRGLSKETVGHYITQGPLQFVGQSVPKAAEDEMNVKDVMQNDVPATVISQPAAPDTKSSKESWEFKQMLSSNVTTVVLGLAFLVSVLVLAVVIHRYSRKTRVEDAKALIAPDYQN; this comes from the exons ATGGAGGACGTCACCACCAAAAACATCACCATGACGTATGCAGATAAAACGACGGCGTATCGTGAAGCGTCCAACACGAAATTACCGCCTCTATGCAAAGTGAAGGTGCAGTTCTCAGTGGAGG TCACTGATTCGATTCCAAACTGTGAGTTGGGTCACGTTCAGCCGACATTTCTGTCCAGAACTCCTTCACATGGTGACGTTCTTCACGCCACTGTGGGTCAGACGTTCCAGCTTTACGCCCAAGCACAGGCCGCCCATTCCAC CATCCAGGACTTCCAAGTCAGTGGCCCCCACAACATGACCAAAGCCTTCAAAGATGATCAGTTTGGAAAGGTTGAAGTGACCCTGAGCTGGACGCCACAGCAAAGCGACCTCTACAGATTCGTTCCAGTTTGcttcacagcagaaacaaaTCAAAC CCAATCGGAGATGAGGtgtgttgttgtcatggtaacccaaTCATCTATCACTCAAg GTATAGCCAGGGTTCAGTGTGAACCCAACAAGATGACGGTGGCCCTGGAGAAAGCCTCCATGCCCGACATCGACGAGAACTTCCTGCAGCTCAGAGACCCGTCCTGCTCTCTCACCTCCAACAGCACTCACATCACGGGCGTCATGTCGTTCACCACCTGCGGCACAAAGCTCGAG GATAAAGGTGATTTTATCGTCTTCGAGAATGAGATCAACTCCTTCGAGCTGCCCAGTGAGGTTATCATCCGCAGAAAGACGGTGAAGATCGACTTCTCCTGCCAGTTTCCCAAAGCCATCGACATCTCCAGCTACTACAACGTCCACAAGTCGGACTACATCTTCACCGAGTCCAGCTTTGGCAGTTTCGGATACACTTTCGAGATTTTCCGCGACGGCAACTTTAATAAGACGGTGGAGGCCAGCGCCTACCCAGTGGAGGTCAAGCTGCTGCAGACCATCTATATGGGCATCCAGGCGACTTCAGAGCTGCCCAACGTGACTCTGTTTGTGGAGTCATGCAAAGCGACGCCCGATGAGAACCCTGACAACGCCCTCTCCTACGACCTCATTAAGAACGG gtgTATAAGAGATGAGACTTTGAAAGTTGCCAAATCACCTCAGACTGAGTTCAAGTTTCAGGTTCAAGCCTTCAAATTTACTGGAAACTATGACCAG GTGTACATCACCTGCTCAGTCATCCTCTGTGAACCTGGCAGTCCGTTCTCCAGATGTGCTCAGGGATGTCTGAAGGATCCGTCCCGAAGGCGCCGCCGCCGAGGGCTGAGCAAGGAGACGGTGGGTCACTACATTACCCAGGGTCCTCTGCAGTTCGTCGGGCAGTCGGTTCCCAAAGCCGCAGAGGACGAGATGAACGTGAAGGACGTGATGCAAAATGACGTTCCTGCTACAG TGATCTCTCAGCCCGCTGCTCCAGACACCAAATCGAGCAAAGAAAGCTGGGAATTTAAGCAGATGCTCTCATCCAACGTCACCACCGTGGTGCTGGGCTTGGCCTTCTTGGTGTCTGTGCTGGTGCTGGCTGTGGTGATCCATCGCTACAGCAGGAAGACCAGAGTGGAGGACGCCAAAGCTCTCATAGCTCCAGACTACCAGAACTAA